The following is a genomic window from Neodiprion lecontei isolate iyNeoLeco1 chromosome 4, iyNeoLeco1.1, whole genome shotgun sequence.
ACGTTTGATTCGGCGCTTCGTGAAAACAGAACTGCGTCCACCGCTAGACAGCAGCTTGTAACTAGCGAGAGAagacaggaaaataaaaaatatatataagtaaAACCGACAACGAAAAGTTGGTATTTACAGTTAACCACCCACTGGTAACGAAGAATCgacaattaaaattcactgATGAACCGCGGCACCGATCCTCTGTCCGTATATCGCGTAGGGCGAGTAGTAGGGTCCCAGAGCGTTGAAGGCGCTGTACGGAGATGCGGCGAGAGAAGCCGGCAGCGGTCCCGTCGGCGGCTTGCCGTAGGGGTGATACCTGGCGCTGAGGGGGCTGAGGGACGGCGCTGGGtaggcggcggcggcggcggcggcggcgcgGTGAAGGGCCGCGGAGGGCGAGAGGAGCGGGTGAGCGTGGGGCGGAGCGGTCATGAGGCTGGCCGAGGAGGTCGCGGGGTCACCGCCGCCGAGGTTGGTGTGGCTCCTTAAATGCTGGAGGAGCTCGTCAGAGGCGGAGAACCGCTTGCCGCAGTAGGACTCGCCGGCCACCCAGTTGCAGACGTAGGGCCTTCCGCCCCCCATCGATGACTGGTACGACAACGAGGGCGGCGGCATAGGTCCCAGACTCGAGAGCGCCATTGCCAGGCCGTATTTCTGGTGGTCGCACTGGGTGCAGCCGCTGGGACACGAGCCGGCGCCCATCATCATCTGCGCGTTGTGCATGCTGTACTGACACCCGGTGCAGTATGGGTCCTTGCAAACGGGGACCAGCGCCTCGCCACCGGCCGGTGTTTTTACCCGTGCGTAGCTCAAGTAAGGGCTTCCGGCCCCCGAGCCTGGCGTCGGGCCCGGATAGCCGAGCAGCGCGGCGGCTGCGGCGTGGTGATGGGAGAAGGGCGAGGCGCCGGCGAAGGGCGGACGGAAGGCGGGATTCTCAGCGAGGCCCGGGGGGCAGCACAGCGCGCTGCCCCCGAAGCCGGAGTGCTTGTAGGCGCTCAGCGCGGCGGCCGAGTCCTTCTGATGGCCGGAGAGGATCTCCATGCCGGATCGGATTATGGGGCTGGCTCCGGAGGCGGCTTGGCCGTGCGGCGAAGAGTTCGTCTTGTCGCGGGCATCGCCGGGCGTCTTTCGCCCGCCGCCCGTCGGCGGTGATGCTGATTTTCTACTCAACGGCGTCCCGCTTCCGGAGGACGATGACTTCTTGTCCCCGCTGCTTGGCGTCGTACTTTCACACACTATCGCACTGTTATCCTGCCCACTCGCACTGTGCACACTCGCCTTCGAACCCGGCCGACCGTCCTCGGatgacgaggaggacgaggacgactTCTTTGTCACGACGTTAGTCTCGTAAGGCTTGAAGCCAAGTGGCTTGGATTCCTGCGGGCTGCATCGCGTTCTTTCGAGTTTTACCGCCGGTGGAGAACGCGTGCTCGACGCTGAGATTCCCTTCGACGGCTTGTCCAGTGGAGAGATCATCGGTTTCGTCGGTGAGTCCGCACCGATCTGACTGCACGTCTGCGCCAGCAGAGCCAGGGGGCTCTTCTTGGCGTCCAGCTGTAACacggaaaaacgaaaatgaagtttagttattttttgaaattgtagaAATTGACGTTTCGAAATGATTCGAATGAACGAGGAAAACGGAATACGGtccttgaaatttgaaataccaACCGTTGTAGGTAGGGGGGAAAGGTAATCCGGTTGAAGGTACTGATTATGTCCGGAGGTCAACATGCCGCTTTCTTCAAGCACAACCATTTGTCCACACTGTAATACCGAAGCGTATATATCCACAATAACACAGAAGAGGTACCCGTTTCAACGAAACGATCACAGATCACTGGTCCAACCGAaagtcgacgacgacgatgacgatcgTCGGCAACCGTAGCGAGGGTCGCCTAGTCGAATGGAActatctcacaatcagtcagTGAGCACGATGAACTGGTTCATAAATTACCGTTGTATATTTGACCGCACGCGTTGCAACAACGATTCAACATCGGTGAAACTTACGGATTAAGataagaaaaatcaacgaaaaacggggaaaaaaaaaaattgaccgacAATTATCATCGAACGACGAAGCGACGCGAACTGTTCGGGATCCGGTGAAGAAGTGAGGAGCTTCCGCGACCTCCTGAGATTCTGGAGTGGCGAGCGACACTCGCGCCGCCTGTCGGATCCCCCTCCAGATCGCCGCCGCCTCTCAATCCCCACTAGCGCGAGCATCGGGTGGTGGGGAGCGGCGGGAGGGGGAGGCAGCATTCTAATTCAACACGCCACCCATGATGTTAGCCCGACGATGACAGCTCCCATCCCGACTTTGATATTTCACCGCTTTTACAGCCTCCCCGCCCCCCGCTCGACGGGCGCTGCTGAGCTGCGGCGCCGCGCAGCAACCCGATATTTTATACCGTGAAACCTGTCTGTCTGtctcctcttcctctctctttctcgcccTTTCGCGTCGCCCCTTCGGCAcatcgctctctctctctctctctctctctccgccTGTTACCCGCAAGCTTAATAAGCAGCTTTCAAAATAGAAACGTAATGGGGTGACGCGCGGTGGGGGATGccgatgggggggggggggggggtggggaAACGGCGTAGGGTAGAACATGTCGAGTGATTGATTGCTCACCCGGGCGACCGAACGACTCCCGGCGTCGAATAACGAATGACAGCCACTTACGAGCTGTTTGCCTACAATTTCGTGAAAAGCATTTTAATTGATAGTATCGACTGACGGGACTCGTTGCCACTTACCCTtcgacgtattttttttctccctccccctccccctccccccatgTTGCCTTGCCCCGAGATCGTACGACGATTCTCGAGGGTGCAACGCACCCGTTTTGTTCAACGTTTCCGTCGTCGCTCTCGCGTTCTGATTCACACCGTGTGAAGTCTCTTTTTCACCATTCCTGTGACTATGTATAAACCCGATAACGAGATTGCTCTATTTCTCATCTCGTACTCGTCGTCTACATTCTGATGACATAATTGATATTTCGAGCCTGCCTCACAAACGGCGGCGGTGGCACCGCTAACGACCGCAACTCGCTACCCTGTTTGCCTGACTGCCTTGCCTCGCGTCGCTACTAATTCACAGATGTTTCGAGTACACCAACGAGTCGTTGACGTTTAGTGCCGCGTCGTGAGCAGTTTCACCGGTCCTCGAAACGCGCTGGATATGCCGGGAATATCGGAATTTCGTGTCAACGTTTACAGAGATATCCGGCCCTCAAACATCCCCACCATCCTTTATTTTTAACGATGCTTAACCGATGTCTCATGGATGAGTTTCAACTCCATTTTGGTGTTTCAGCGACAAACGAGTAGCTTTCTTGGCTACTTCGTTACTCAGGCAAGACACGGCCAGCCCAACAAGTCTGGTTTGCTCGTTTGCGGATGAATTGGCAAATGGGCAAACGAGTCTTCCATgctgaatttttaacgaattatGAATAGTATCTTCCAGTTGAAACCCGACCCCATTCTGAAGTTTCAGCTTTGAACGATTCGCCAGAACTTTCACAGGTTACGAAGACGTCATTGCACGAGCAGGACACAGCAAGCACAAAGGATCCTGTTCACTAGTTTTTCGATTAAATGTTAAACgggcaaaaaattatttgcagcTTCAGTCAATTCAGCTAAACGCAGTTTTGAACTGATCCACTGGTGGAAGCGCTCCATTCAAAGATTATAAGCGAATAcgctggaaaattttttgtttcataggttttttttttttgtcttcttttgcttaatgataaatttgaaGCTGAGCTTGAGTGATCCTGTGGGTAGTCCGGGGATCGTCCGGAGTCCATGTAGAAGCCGGGTAATGCAGGGTCGAGAGTAAAATCCGGTCTCAGTGGGTCGCGGCGCCGGGATTCTGGCCGACGCCATCACACACCGCCTTCTTCTCGGCACCCTGACGCTGACGGATGAGTTTACAGCTAATATAGCACTCCTTTGATCTCGCCGCTCTCACTATGGCGGGGTACGAGGGATTTTGAGAAGACTGCTATAAACGTCAGTTTCCTGCGCCGACAAAGGCTGCCACACGGTCGCTATTGACAACGACACGACTGTAAACAAGGTGTCTGGCAGGGTACGGGGTGAAATTAATTACACTTGTTCCGCGCGCTTAGATTTTCCCAAGGGTAACACTAATGGAACGTAATGAAAATTAAGacagaaaaatttgatgttaTCAACGGACAGCTAGCGTCTTCTCTATCTACTCACCAATTAACCGTCTGACGTACATTACCGTCCATTTGGTTTTGTTTGCGCCAAAAACGGTTAGACGGACTTTTCTGTGTCCGTGCTTGAATGACACGAGTCTGCATTTCTTTTTATCCAATAACCATAGAAATGGCTGATTTTGTTCAACTTTACTGCCAATATAGAAGTAACTTGTTTTAGGGACGACTGAATACGCCATGTTGAACGGTATCAATAAGTCAAAGATTCGACAAAGCTTAAAACGAACGGCTGAAATTCTTTTCTACTTTGGCG
Proteins encoded in this region:
- the LOC107216922 gene encoding zinc finger protein Noc; the protein is MVVLEESGMLTSGHNQYLQPDYLSPLPTTLDAKKSPLALLAQTCSQIGADSPTKPMISPLDKPSKGISASSTRSPPAVKLERTRCSPQESKPLGFKPYETNVVTKKSSSSSSSSEDGRPGSKASVHSASGQDNSAIVCESTTPSSGDKKSSSSGSGTPLSRKSASPPTGGGRKTPGDARDKTNSSPHGQAASGASPIIRSGMEILSGHQKDSAAALSAYKHSGFGGSALCCPPGLAENPAFRPPFAGASPFSHHHAAAAALLGYPGPTPGSGAGSPYLSYARVKTPAGGEALVPVCKDPYCTGCQYSMHNAQMMMGAGSCPSGCTQCDHQKYGLAMALSSLGPMPPPSLSYQSSMGGGRPYVCNWVAGESYCGKRFSASDELLQHLRSHTNLGGGDPATSSASLMTAPPHAHPLLSPSAALHRAAAAAAAAYPAPSLSPLSARYHPYGKPPTGPLPASLAASPYSAFNALGPYYSPYAIYGQRIGAAVHQ